A single genomic interval of Microbacterium sp. BLY harbors:
- a CDS encoding CoA pyrophosphatase: protein MSMHPQGARAELLAAAADHSWTVPIPPLADPGSAHDAAVLILFGVLDRIPAPIVDAAVARDLDVLLQRRAPTLSSHPGQVSFPGGRTEAADADAVATALREAEEETGLDPAGVEVLATLPVIPLAASNHLVTPVLAWWQSPSRVVAVDHAETVEVFRVPVAQLLDPATRFTSTLTRAGRTFRGPAFDVDGTIVWGFTAMVLDALFDATGWTVPWDVADQRPITL, encoded by the coding sequence ATGAGCATGCATCCGCAGGGGGCCCGCGCCGAGCTGCTCGCCGCCGCGGCCGACCACTCGTGGACGGTGCCGATCCCGCCGCTCGCCGATCCCGGCAGCGCGCACGACGCCGCCGTGCTCATCCTCTTCGGCGTCCTCGACCGCATCCCCGCCCCGATCGTCGACGCCGCCGTCGCGCGCGACCTCGACGTCCTGCTGCAGCGCCGCGCCCCGACCCTCTCCTCGCATCCGGGACAGGTCTCCTTCCCCGGTGGGCGCACGGAGGCCGCTGATGCCGACGCGGTCGCCACCGCGCTCCGTGAGGCGGAGGAGGAGACCGGCCTCGACCCCGCCGGCGTCGAGGTGCTCGCCACCCTCCCGGTCATCCCCCTCGCGGCCAGCAACCACCTCGTCACGCCCGTCCTCGCCTGGTGGCAGTCGCCGTCCCGTGTCGTCGCCGTCGACCATGCGGAGACCGTCGAGGTCTTCCGCGTCCCCGTCGCGCAGCTCCTCGATCCGGCGACCCGCTTCACCTCCACCCTGACGCGCGCCGGCCGCACGTTCCGCGGCCCCGCGTTCGACGTCGACGGGACGATCGTGTGGGGCTTCACCGCCATGGTGCTCGACGCCCTGTTCGACGCCACCGGCTGGACCGTGCCCTGGGACGTGGCGGACCAGCGCCCGATCACGCTCTGA
- a CDS encoding heme ABC transporter ATP-binding protein — protein MIPRLQARGLTVRVGDGRAILDDAAIDIHAGEVHALVGPNGAGKSTLFGVLAGDIAPASGTVLLDGRPVAGVRPRTLAQQRAVLLQENRVTFPFTAAQVVRMGRTPWARTPAADDDDRRVAAAMATTEVADLHDRSVPSLSGGERARVALARVLAQDTGILLLDEPTAALDLKHHEDVMRVIRAQAETGVAVAIVLHDLNAALAHADRVTLLAGGRVTATGAPDAVLTAARIEEVYGQPVDVFPHPVTGVPLVVARR, from the coding sequence GTGATCCCCCGGCTGCAGGCCCGCGGGCTCACGGTGCGCGTCGGCGACGGACGCGCGATCCTCGACGACGCGGCCATCGACATCCACGCGGGCGAGGTGCACGCCCTCGTCGGGCCGAACGGCGCGGGCAAGTCCACGCTGTTCGGCGTGCTCGCGGGGGACATCGCTCCGGCGTCCGGCACCGTCCTCCTCGACGGCCGTCCGGTCGCGGGAGTCCGTCCCCGCACGCTCGCCCAGCAACGCGCCGTGCTGCTGCAGGAGAACCGGGTCACGTTCCCCTTCACGGCCGCGCAGGTGGTGCGGATGGGACGCACGCCGTGGGCCAGGACCCCCGCGGCCGATGACGACGATCGCAGGGTCGCGGCGGCGATGGCGACCACCGAGGTCGCGGACCTCCACGACCGCTCTGTCCCCTCGCTCTCCGGCGGCGAGCGCGCCCGAGTCGCCCTCGCCCGGGTCCTCGCGCAGGACACGGGGATCCTCCTCCTCGACGAGCCGACCGCGGCACTGGATCTGAAGCACCATGAGGACGTCATGCGCGTCATCCGCGCCCAGGCGGAGACCGGGGTGGCCGTCGCCATCGTGCTGCACGACCTCAACGCCGCACTCGCGCACGCCGACCGCGTCACCCTGCTCGCCGGCGGTCGCGTCACCGCCACCGGGGCACCGGACGCCGTCCTGACGGCCGCACGGATCGAGGAGGTCTACGGGCAGCCCGTCGACGTCTTCCCGCACCCCGTCACCGGAGTGCCGCTCGTCGTCGCCCGCCGCTAG
- the purD gene encoding phosphoribosylamine--glycine ligase, whose product MKILVLGSGAREHAIILALRAESPAHEILVAPGNAGIAQDATPVALDPLDGAAVTAFANEHAVDLVVIGPEAPLVAGVADELRGRGIPVFGPGRAAAQLEGSKAFAKRVMDAAGVPTGRAVRAATVAEVEAAFDELGAPHVVKADGLAAGKGVIVTSDRAEALAHAEQYLPAGPVLVEEFLSGPEVSLFFLSDGDTVRALSPAQDFKRALDGDAGPNTGGMGAYSPLPWLAEQFGSEQAFVEEVTRDVALPVVRQLDAEGTPFIGLLYAGLILTPQGVRVIEFNARFGDPETQVVLPRLETPLSQLLFAAASGTLEDQPEPVFRDEVAITVVLASEGYPEAPQTGRPIEGLADAAAVEGVRLVHAATASPDAPGGSLIATGGRVLNVVAVAPDFRTARARAYEAIGRIRLDGSHHRTDIAARVAD is encoded by the coding sequence GTGAAGATCCTCGTCCTCGGTTCCGGTGCCCGTGAGCACGCGATCATCCTGGCGCTGCGCGCCGAGTCCCCCGCGCACGAGATCCTCGTCGCCCCCGGCAACGCGGGCATCGCGCAGGACGCCACCCCGGTCGCGCTCGATCCGCTCGACGGGGCCGCGGTCACGGCCTTCGCGAACGAGCACGCCGTCGACCTCGTCGTCATCGGCCCGGAGGCCCCGCTCGTCGCCGGTGTCGCGGACGAGCTCCGCGGCCGCGGCATCCCCGTCTTCGGTCCGGGTAGGGCCGCAGCCCAGCTCGAGGGCTCCAAGGCCTTCGCCAAGCGGGTCATGGACGCCGCCGGTGTGCCGACGGGACGCGCCGTCCGCGCCGCCACGGTCGCCGAGGTCGAGGCCGCGTTCGACGAGCTCGGCGCCCCGCACGTCGTGAAGGCCGACGGGCTCGCCGCCGGCAAGGGCGTCATCGTCACCTCCGACCGCGCAGAGGCCCTCGCTCACGCGGAACAGTACCTCCCGGCAGGCCCGGTCCTGGTCGAGGAGTTCCTCTCCGGCCCCGAGGTCTCCCTCTTCTTCCTCAGCGACGGCGACACCGTGCGCGCGCTCAGCCCGGCACAGGACTTCAAGCGTGCCCTCGACGGCGATGCCGGTCCGAACACCGGAGGCATGGGGGCGTACTCGCCGCTGCCCTGGCTCGCCGAGCAGTTCGGCAGCGAGCAGGCGTTCGTCGAGGAGGTCACCCGCGATGTCGCCCTCCCGGTCGTCCGGCAGCTCGACGCCGAGGGCACCCCGTTCATCGGGCTCCTCTACGCCGGCCTCATCCTCACCCCGCAGGGCGTGCGCGTGATCGAGTTCAACGCGCGCTTCGGCGACCCGGAGACCCAGGTCGTGCTGCCGCGGCTGGAGACCCCGCTGTCGCAGCTGCTCTTCGCCGCCGCCTCCGGCACCCTCGAGGATCAGCCGGAGCCGGTGTTCCGCGATGAGGTCGCGATCACCGTGGTCCTGGCGAGCGAGGGGTATCCGGAGGCGCCGCAGACCGGGCGTCCGATCGAGGGCCTGGCCGATGCCGCCGCCGTCGAAGGGGTGCGCCTGGTGCACGCCGCGACCGCCAGCCCGGATGCGCCGGGCGGCTCGCTCATCGCGACGGGCGGCCGGGTGCTGAACGTCGTGGCCGTGGCCCCGGACTTCCGGACCGCACGCGCCCGCGCGTACGAGGCCATCGGCCGCATCCGCCTCGACGGCTCCCACCACCGCACCGACATCGCCGCCCGCGTCGCCGACTGA
- a CDS encoding hemin ABC transporter substrate-binding protein, translated as MRRTPALLLAAVLALGLTACGGSDAGPATPAAVDDACPQAATPLASLDLVDDVRAATGPSTACLASHAVVPVEDDTAPALPVTVTDSEGRTVEITAVDRILPIDISGTIAATVFALGLGDQVVGRDASTQFPGTEELTVVTRSGHTLNPEAILELAPTVILTDTTIGPKEVRQQLRDAGIAVVVISGDRRIDTTAALVTEIATALGVPTRGTELIARLDADLDAAVTEIAAVTPPAVEDRARMLFLYVRGSANVYYIFGEDSGADSLIDAVGGVDVAAEIGWQGMKPMTAEALVAAQPDVLVMMTDGLESVGGVDGLIERVPAIAETPAGAHRRVIDMADAEILSFGPRSADVISALARALYAPGSSS; from the coding sequence ATGCGACGCACCCCTGCCCTGCTCCTCGCTGCCGTTCTGGCCCTCGGCCTCACCGCCTGCGGAGGCTCCGACGCCGGCCCCGCGACTCCCGCCGCCGTCGACGACGCCTGCCCGCAGGCCGCGACCCCGCTCGCCTCCCTGGACCTCGTCGACGACGTCCGCGCCGCGACCGGCCCCTCGACGGCCTGCCTGGCGAGCCACGCCGTCGTCCCCGTCGAGGACGACACCGCACCCGCCCTCCCGGTGACCGTCACCGACAGCGAGGGGCGCACGGTGGAGATCACCGCCGTCGACCGCATCCTCCCGATCGACATCTCCGGCACCATCGCCGCCACCGTGTTCGCGCTCGGCCTGGGCGACCAGGTCGTCGGGCGGGACGCGTCCACGCAGTTCCCCGGCACGGAGGAGCTCACCGTCGTCACCCGCAGCGGCCACACGCTCAACCCGGAGGCGATCCTCGAACTCGCCCCCACCGTCATCCTCACCGACACCACCATCGGCCCCAAGGAGGTCCGCCAGCAGCTGCGCGACGCCGGAATCGCCGTCGTCGTCATCTCGGGCGACCGGCGCATCGACACCACCGCTGCGCTGGTCACCGAGATCGCGACCGCGCTCGGCGTCCCCACGCGCGGCACGGAGCTCATCGCCCGACTCGACGCGGACCTCGACGCGGCGGTCACCGAGATCGCCGCCGTCACCCCGCCCGCGGTGGAGGATCGCGCCCGGATGCTCTTCCTGTACGTGCGGGGCAGCGCCAACGTCTACTACATCTTCGGCGAGGACTCCGGCGCCGATTCCCTCATCGACGCGGTCGGCGGGGTCGATGTGGCCGCGGAGATCGGCTGGCAGGGCATGAAGCCGATGACCGCGGAGGCCCTCGTCGCCGCCCAGCCCGACGTGCTCGTGATGATGACGGACGGCCTGGAATCGGTGGGCGGGGTCGACGGCCTCATCGAGCGCGTCCCCGCCATCGCCGAGACCCCCGCGGGCGCGCACCGCCGGGTGATCGACATGGCCGACGCCGAGATCCTCAGCTTCGGCCCCCGATCGGCCGACGTCATCAGCGCCCTCGCCCGCGCCCTGTACGCCCCGGGCTCCTCGTCGTGA
- a CDS encoding HtaA domain-containing protein, whose protein sequence is MNATAHTPTASTRLRVLLAALVSFVLVAAGAMTAPPARAAGASVTATVSAAAPTGLTVSVQATGLPDVTGVYAALIVTGTESGVSAGGGYAAFALPFPTVQQGATTFTLTAPVAALDRTQSYEVVVWQQHSAPTAATIYGRGDVAVTPAQWDTVFGTTSTEPEPGETEPGETEPGETQPGETEPGETEPGETQPGETEPGETQPGETTPAPAAIEVFLADGTTPASGTRLQAGDRIIVKGTGYEPTANVGGRGVPIPAHLPQGTYVVFGNFAETWQPSQGAPSSSRSVGAQAWALAEDVLAQVPTQYQGAIRAQWGDISAEGSFEVALTLKDTPATPGTYGVYTYAAGGVANPEQERRVALDYRIPSALTTTVKAATAEDGLTVTATASKLGAVSGAYVALIEKGTEADVTAGGGFLAMQYVRNITGGGFAVDLTAEASALDRSKTYEVIVWQQHTMPNASTIHARSTVAITDAEWNALLPSPGPTVTTAVVGATAQDGLTVKATAAELGAVAGAYVALIETGTEADVTAGGGFLAMQYVRNIGSGAFTVDLTAAAKDLDRAKTYEVIVWQQHTMPNADTIHARAAVAISDAQWRALRGEKPTEPKPPVTPTPTAPAATVPGGSLRWAISSSFTNYITGPIAQGAISVSGGATRSGSQFQFGQTVGGDYDAKSGRGSVVYRGAVRFTGHHGVLDVTVADPVIRITSASSATLLVTSGGTQVPFATLDLSRAVRTAANGAVTYTAAPAALTDTGRDRVLSGYGTALNSVTFTIGSVAAAPSGATGTVAAAMVAPKRTLPATPPAATGIEVDADNLAALTAGEPATVSASGFRPNEEGIQVVVYSTPVLLDTVAADAAGVATWSGSLPATLADGDHTLTFQGSVDRGLAFTLARQTTAIGACTVEGATLHWGYKESFRTYIEGIAKGGWTLSDVTYEYPAFVWANGTGSLDDTARTGLVTYGGALTFTGHDGALNTTLANARVELAGDTGYLVFDVTGTTQAGESIAQQGVRLAEFTLADAAVVDGALVLDALPTTLTAAGAAAFGTYQAGEELDPVSATIPVGAACGTPAEEPEAEADAGAAVTAISAPVVADQAPVWPWIVGGLVVVALAATGGVLLVRRARRDESAETTTEV, encoded by the coding sequence GTGAACGCCACAGCACACACCCCCACTGCGAGCACACGCCTACGCGTCCTGCTCGCCGCCCTCGTCTCCTTCGTCCTCGTCGCCGCCGGTGCGATGACCGCCCCGCCGGCGCGCGCTGCCGGAGCGTCCGTCACCGCGACCGTGTCCGCCGCCGCCCCCACCGGCCTCACCGTCTCGGTGCAGGCCACCGGACTGCCGGACGTGACCGGGGTCTATGCCGCGCTCATCGTCACCGGGACCGAGAGCGGCGTCTCGGCGGGCGGCGGCTACGCCGCCTTCGCGCTCCCGTTCCCCACGGTGCAGCAGGGCGCGACGACCTTCACGCTCACGGCTCCGGTCGCCGCGCTCGATCGGACGCAGAGCTACGAGGTGGTCGTGTGGCAGCAGCACTCCGCACCGACCGCGGCCACGATCTACGGCCGCGGCGACGTCGCGGTGACGCCGGCCCAGTGGGACACGGTCTTCGGCACGACGTCCACGGAGCCGGAGCCTGGCGAGACCGAGCCCGGCGAGACCGAGCCCGGCGAGACGCAGCCTGGCGAGACTGAGCCTGGCGAGACCGAGCCCGGCGAGACCCAGCCTGGCGAGACCGAGCCCGGGGAGACCCAGCCCGGGGAGACCACGCCGGCGCCGGCCGCGATCGAGGTGTTCCTCGCCGATGGCACCACCCCGGCCTCCGGCACGCGTCTCCAGGCGGGCGACCGGATCATCGTGAAGGGCACCGGATACGAGCCGACCGCGAACGTGGGCGGCCGGGGCGTTCCCATCCCGGCCCACCTCCCGCAGGGCACGTACGTGGTGTTCGGCAACTTCGCCGAGACCTGGCAGCCGTCCCAGGGGGCGCCGTCCTCGAGCCGTTCCGTCGGCGCGCAGGCCTGGGCGCTCGCGGAGGACGTGCTCGCGCAGGTGCCCACGCAGTACCAGGGCGCGATCCGTGCGCAGTGGGGGGACATCTCCGCCGAGGGCTCGTTCGAGGTCGCGCTGACACTGAAGGACACCCCCGCGACCCCCGGCACCTACGGCGTGTACACGTACGCGGCCGGTGGCGTCGCCAACCCGGAGCAGGAGCGCCGCGTCGCCCTCGACTACCGCATCCCCTCGGCGCTGACCACGACCGTGAAGGCCGCCACCGCCGAGGACGGTCTCACCGTCACCGCGACCGCGTCGAAGCTCGGTGCCGTCAGCGGCGCCTACGTGGCGCTGATCGAGAAGGGCACCGAGGCCGACGTCACCGCCGGGGGCGGGTTCCTCGCGATGCAGTACGTGCGGAACATCACCGGCGGCGGCTTCGCCGTCGACCTCACCGCGGAGGCGAGCGCGCTGGACCGCTCGAAGACCTACGAGGTCATCGTGTGGCAGCAGCACACGATGCCGAACGCGAGCACGATCCACGCGCGGTCCACCGTCGCGATCACCGACGCCGAGTGGAACGCCCTCCTGCCGTCGCCCGGGCCGACGGTCACGACCGCCGTCGTGGGCGCCACCGCGCAGGACGGCCTGACGGTGAAGGCCACCGCCGCCGAGCTCGGCGCCGTCGCGGGGGCGTACGTCGCCCTCATCGAGACGGGAACCGAGGCGGACGTGACGGCCGGCGGGGGCTTCCTCGCCATGCAGTACGTGCGGAACATCGGCTCCGGGGCGTTCACGGTCGACCTGACGGCCGCGGCGAAGGACCTCGACCGCGCGAAGACCTACGAGGTTATCGTGTGGCAGCAGCACACGATGCCGAACGCCGACACCATCCACGCGCGGGCGGCCGTCGCGATCAGCGACGCCCAGTGGCGCGCGCTGCGCGGCGAGAAGCCGACCGAGCCGAAGCCTCCGGTGACGCCGACTCCGACCGCGCCCGCCGCGACCGTGCCGGGCGGATCCCTGCGCTGGGCGATCTCCTCGTCGTTCACGAACTACATCACCGGGCCGATCGCCCAGGGGGCGATCTCCGTCTCCGGCGGGGCCACGCGTTCCGGCAGCCAGTTCCAGTTCGGGCAGACGGTGGGCGGCGACTACGACGCGAAGAGCGGACGAGGCAGCGTCGTGTATCGCGGAGCGGTGCGCTTCACGGGGCACCACGGAGTGCTCGACGTCACGGTCGCCGACCCGGTGATCCGGATCACGTCCGCGTCGTCCGCGACACTGCTCGTGACGAGCGGGGGGACTCAGGTGCCGTTCGCGACGCTCGACCTGTCGCGGGCCGTCCGCACCGCCGCCAACGGGGCCGTGACCTACACTGCCGCGCCGGCCGCCCTCACGGACACCGGACGCGACCGCGTGCTCTCCGGCTACGGCACCGCGCTGAACTCGGTCACCTTCACGATCGGCTCCGTCGCCGCGGCACCGTCCGGCGCGACGGGGACCGTCGCCGCGGCCATGGTCGCTCCGAAGCGGACGCTCCCGGCGACCCCTCCTGCGGCCACCGGCATCGAGGTCGACGCGGACAACCTCGCCGCGCTCACCGCCGGCGAGCCCGCCACGGTCTCGGCCTCCGGCTTCCGGCCGAACGAGGAGGGCATCCAGGTGGTCGTGTACTCCACGCCCGTGCTGCTCGACACCGTCGCGGCCGACGCCGCGGGGGTCGCGACGTGGTCCGGATCGCTGCCGGCGACCCTCGCGGACGGTGACCACACCCTCACCTTCCAGGGGTCCGTCGACCGCGGCCTCGCGTTCACGCTCGCCCGGCAGACGACGGCGATCGGCGCGTGCACGGTGGAGGGAGCGACGCTGCACTGGGGCTACAAGGAGTCCTTCCGCACCTACATCGAGGGCATCGCGAAGGGCGGCTGGACCCTGAGCGACGTCACCTACGAGTACCCCGCGTTCGTGTGGGCGAACGGCACAGGGTCGCTGGACGACACGGCGCGCACCGGCCTGGTCACGTACGGCGGCGCGCTCACCTTCACGGGCCACGACGGGGCGCTGAACACCACGCTCGCGAACGCCCGCGTCGAGCTCGCCGGCGACACCGGGTACCTCGTGTTCGATGTCACCGGCACCACCCAGGCCGGCGAGAGCATCGCCCAGCAGGGCGTGCGTCTGGCCGAGTTCACCCTCGCGGACGCCGCCGTCGTGGACGGTGCCCTCGTCCTCGACGCGCTGCCGACGACGCTGACCGCGGCGGGAGCCGCCGCCTTCGGCACCTACCAGGCGGGCGAGGAGCTCGACCCGGTCTCGGCGACGATCCCGGTCGGTGCGGCCTGCGGGACCCCCGCGGAGGAGCCCGAGGCGGAGGCGGACGCCGGAGCCGCGGTGACCGCGATCAGTGCGCCGGTGGTCGCCGACCAGGCCCCGGTGTGGCCCTGGATCGTCGGCGGCCTGGTCGTCGTGGCGCTCGCCGCGACCGGCGGCGTGCTCCTGGTCCGCCGCGCCCGGAGGGACGAGTCCGCCGAGACGACCACCGAGGTCTGA
- a CDS encoding potassium transporter Trk, with protein MPSSDTHQTVEATVRRVPRYGVLMGIGVVLGIIAAGILTMVGSFEQSDALDVVYPPGQVFGFLLLWTVPIGLALGGVAGLVLERLARRHDRVVTVDRETVVDDGDDAERG; from the coding sequence ATGCCCTCCTCTGACACCCACCAGACCGTCGAAGCGACCGTGCGCCGCGTGCCGCGGTACGGCGTGCTCATGGGCATCGGGGTGGTGCTGGGCATCATCGCCGCGGGCATCCTCACCATGGTGGGCAGCTTCGAGCAGTCCGACGCCCTCGACGTCGTCTACCCGCCGGGCCAGGTCTTCGGCTTCCTGCTCCTCTGGACGGTGCCGATCGGGCTCGCCCTGGGCGGGGTGGCGGGACTGGTGCTCGAGCGTCTGGCCCGCCGGCACGACCGCGTCGTGACCGTCGACCGGGAGACCGTGGTCGACGACGGCGACGACGCGGAACGCGGCTAG
- a CDS encoding zinc-binding alcohol dehydrogenase has translation MADKPQWLIREDASIAVLVALALRQLLGIRAPLDLPALRDLPVRAPDAADASPAVEAQWRDYWDMTVEPRSHHSGVPLELVDGFDTLVALPATGAEALTAAIRPHAGTALQYAEVAHHRYVGAMKSHTGGDAYRAYASAIAEFERDIGRRAHSFELNVQVLPLSQRGIWWIGDLTVAVTDGLRRDVVAFDSAIRPVIAELA, from the coding sequence ATGGCCGACAAGCCGCAGTGGCTCATCCGCGAAGACGCGAGCATCGCGGTGCTCGTGGCGCTCGCGCTGCGACAGCTGCTGGGCATCCGCGCACCGCTGGATCTGCCGGCCCTGCGCGACCTCCCGGTGCGGGCACCGGACGCCGCGGACGCGTCGCCGGCCGTGGAGGCGCAGTGGCGCGACTACTGGGACATGACGGTGGAACCGCGCTCGCATCACTCCGGTGTGCCGCTGGAGCTCGTCGACGGGTTCGACACGCTGGTCGCCCTCCCCGCCACGGGCGCCGAGGCACTCACGGCGGCGATCCGCCCGCACGCCGGCACCGCCCTGCAGTACGCGGAGGTCGCCCACCACCGCTATGTGGGGGCGATGAAGAGCCACACCGGCGGGGACGCCTATCGGGCGTATGCCAGCGCGATCGCCGAGTTCGAGCGGGACATCGGCCGCCGCGCCCACTCCTTCGAGCTGAACGTGCAGGTGCTGCCGTTGTCGCAGCGCGGGATCTGGTGGATCGGCGATCTCACGGTCGCGGTGACCGACGGCCTCCGTCGCGACGTGGTGGCGTTCGACTCCGCGATCCGCCCGGTGATCGCCGAGCTCGCCTAG
- a CDS encoding iron ABC transporter permease, which produces MSGEVVTPTPTRHRGLRFTAVLVALVVGLAVTCVASITSGQYDLSPAALLDVLLRGIGIDTGGAPATATDYGVIHNLRLPRLVLGLLVGAALAVSGVLMQAIFGNPLADAGVVGVSSGAALGAAASITFGLATFGLWTTPAFAFLGGLVAVFSVYLLSRSGGRTEVVTLLLTGIAINAIAGAGMAFLTFLGTTSTREQIVFWQLGSLNGALWSNIRLVAPLVAIGLIVALLVAPRLDLFALGERTARHLGVRVELLRVVVIVTVALLVCAAVAFAGIIGFAGLVVPHLLRMLIGPAHLPLVIASALGGALLIAVADLVARTAVPLADLPIGMITSLVGGPFFLWLLVRTRRRAGGWA; this is translated from the coding sequence GTGAGCGGCGAGGTCGTCACCCCCACACCCACCCGGCACCGCGGGCTCCGCTTCACCGCCGTCCTCGTCGCCCTCGTCGTCGGTCTGGCCGTGACCTGCGTCGCGTCGATCACGAGCGGGCAGTACGACCTGTCGCCGGCCGCCCTCCTCGACGTCCTCCTGCGCGGCATCGGCATCGACACGGGCGGGGCGCCGGCCACCGCGACCGACTACGGCGTCATCCACAACCTCCGCCTCCCCCGCCTCGTCCTCGGGCTCCTCGTCGGCGCCGCGCTCGCGGTGTCCGGCGTGCTCATGCAGGCGATCTTCGGCAACCCGCTCGCCGACGCGGGCGTCGTCGGCGTCTCCTCCGGCGCGGCACTCGGCGCCGCGGCCAGCATCACGTTCGGGCTGGCCACCTTCGGCCTGTGGACGACGCCCGCCTTCGCCTTCCTCGGCGGGCTCGTCGCCGTGTTCTCCGTCTACCTGCTCAGCCGCTCCGGCGGTCGCACCGAGGTGGTCACCCTGCTGCTCACCGGCATCGCGATCAACGCCATCGCCGGCGCGGGCATGGCGTTCCTCACCTTCCTCGGCACCACCTCGACCCGGGAGCAGATCGTCTTCTGGCAGCTCGGGTCCCTGAACGGCGCCCTGTGGTCGAACATCCGCCTCGTCGCACCGCTGGTGGCGATCGGCCTCATCGTGGCCCTCCTCGTCGCCCCCCGACTCGACCTCTTCGCCCTCGGCGAGCGCACCGCCCGTCACCTCGGCGTGCGCGTCGAACTGCTGCGGGTGGTGGTGATCGTGACGGTGGCGCTGCTCGTCTGCGCCGCCGTGGCCTTCGCGGGCATCATCGGGTTCGCGGGGCTCGTCGTGCCGCACCTGCTGCGCATGCTGATCGGTCCGGCCCACCTGCCGCTCGTGATCGCCTCGGCCCTCGGCGGGGCGCTCCTGATCGCGGTCGCCGACCTCGTGGCCCGCACGGCCGTGCCGCTCGCAGACCTCCCCATCGGCATGATCACCTCGCTCGTCGGCGGCCCGTTCTTCCTCTGGCTGCTCGTGCGCACGCGGCGGCGGGCCGGAGGGTGGGCGTGA
- a CDS encoding amino acid ABC transporter ATP-binding protein, with protein MSKIEVRDLHKSFGDNEVLKGIDLTVEDGEVIAVIGPSGSGKSTLLRCLNKLEEPTSGHVVIDGVDLTDKSVKLDEVRQRIGMVFQHFNLFPHMTVLENITLAPVELGRMTKAEARDRALSLLERVGLSEKADAKPASLSGGQKQRVAIARALAMDPEIMLFDEATSALDPEMVGEVLQVIRDLAEGGMTMVLVTHEMGFAREVSDRTVFMDGGVVVEEGTPADLFGAPKNERLQDFLSKVL; from the coding sequence ATGAGCAAGATCGAGGTCAGGGACCTGCACAAGTCCTTCGGTGACAACGAGGTGCTCAAGGGCATCGATCTCACGGTGGAGGACGGCGAGGTCATCGCGGTCATCGGGCCCTCCGGCTCGGGCAAGTCGACGCTCCTGCGCTGCCTGAACAAGCTCGAGGAGCCCACGTCGGGGCACGTCGTCATCGACGGCGTCGACCTCACCGACAAGAGCGTGAAGCTGGACGAGGTGCGTCAGCGCATCGGCATGGTGTTCCAGCACTTCAACCTGTTCCCGCACATGACGGTGCTGGAGAACATCACGCTGGCTCCCGTCGAGCTCGGCCGCATGACGAAGGCCGAGGCCCGCGACCGCGCCCTGTCGCTGCTCGAGCGCGTCGGCCTCTCGGAGAAGGCGGACGCGAAGCCCGCCTCGCTCTCCGGCGGGCAGAAGCAGCGCGTGGCCATCGCGCGCGCCCTCGCGATGGACCCGGAGATCATGCTGTTCGACGAGGCCACCAGCGCCCTCGACCCGGAGATGGTGGGCGAGGTGCTGCAGGTCATCCGCGACCTCGCCGAGGGCGGCATGACCATGGTGCTCGTGACGCACGAGATGGGCTTCGCCCGCGAGGTGTCCGACCGCACGGTCTTCATGGACGGCGGCGTCGTGGTCGAGGAGGGCACGCCCGCCGACCTGTTCGGCGCCCCGAAGAACGAGCGCCTCCAGGACTTCCTCTCCAAGGTCCTCTGA
- a CDS encoding sterol carrier family protein, which yields MAKKIDIVDGRAALAAVRDAEDAGARPERTALATAVRYLLQLLDEKAPGNSVEVRVPPFGAVQVIQGPRHTRGTPPNVVEMDAATWIAVATGTEAWADAASAGRIHASGTRADLTGVLPLRP from the coding sequence ATGGCCAAGAAGATCGACATCGTCGACGGGCGGGCGGCGCTCGCCGCCGTGCGGGACGCTGAGGACGCGGGCGCGAGGCCGGAGCGGACGGCGCTCGCCACGGCGGTGCGGTACCTCCTGCAGCTGCTCGACGAGAAGGCCCCGGGAAACAGCGTGGAGGTGCGGGTCCCGCCGTTCGGTGCGGTGCAGGTGATCCAGGGTCCGCGGCACACGCGGGGTACCCCGCCGAACGTCGTGGAGATGGACGCCGCCACCTGGATCGCGGTCGCCACGGGGACGGAGGCCTGGGCGGATGCCGCGTCGGCGGGGCGCATCCACGCTTCCGGCACGCGCGCCGACCTCACCGGGGTGCTCCCGCTGCGGCCCTAG